A genomic segment from Hypomesus transpacificus isolate Combined female chromosome 13, fHypTra1, whole genome shotgun sequence encodes:
- the LOC124475214 gene encoding intelectin-like isoform X2, translating to MNVSELGHKGRDFNKLKTDLCGCEHNRRTVDMKSFNPLLRLVIPLLLTQQVSCAVMSQSESHNKIQPDGELSECPVLRRTDFTHLEKLRNRTHYIARSCKEIKERYAEEEDGLYYLTTTSGTVYQTFCDMTTAGGGWTLVLSVHENNMYGKCTTGDRWSSQQGSNPNLPEGDGNWANSATFGTVEGATSDDFKNPGYYDIAAEDVAVWHVPNRSPRTHWKLASILRYHTERRFLTLYGGNLYELFKRYPVRYNAGSCRAKGPSIPVVYDYGSKQSTSAFYGPLSRREFEAGFITFRPINTERAASAICSGVKPTGCHTEHYCIGGGGHFPEGAPRQCGDFAGFDWDGYGTNAMWSASKTISEAAVLLFYR from the exons ATGAATGTGAGTGAACTCGGACATAAGGGGAGAGATTTCAACAAGCTGAAAACAGACTTGTGTGGCTGCGAACACAACAGACGCACTGTAGATATGAAGAGCTTCAACCCTCTCCTGCGGCTGGTCATTCCTCTGCTGCTGACCCAGCAGGTGTCCTGTGCTGTGATGTCCCAGTCCGAATCACACAACAAAATACAACCGGACGGCGAACTCTCAGAGTGTCCAGTCCTGAGAAGGACAGACTTTACTCATTTGGAGAAGTTGAGAAACAGAACCCACTACATTGCCAGAAGCTGTAAGGAGATCAAGGAGAGATatgcagaggaagaggatggcCTGTACTACCTGACCACCACCAGTGGGACCGTGTACCAAACCTTCTGTGACATGACCACCGCGGGAGGAGGCTGGACGCTGGTGTTGAGCGTGCACGAGAACAACATGTATGGAAAGTGCACAACAGGCGACCGGTGGTCCAGCCAACAGGGCAGTAACCCCAACCTGCCAGAGGGGGATGGAAACTGGGCCAACAGCGCCACCTTCGGGACAGTAGAGGGAGCCACCTCTGATGACTTTAAGAACCCTGGTTATTACGACATAGCGGCTGAAG ATGTGGCAGTGTGGCACGTCCCCAACAGGTCACCTCGGACCCACTGGAAACTGGCCTCCATCCTGCGCTACCACACAGAGAGACGCTTCCTCACCTTGTATGGGGGGAACCTGTATGAGCTCTTTAAGCGCTACCCTGTACGGTACAACGCTGGGTCGTGTCGTGCTAAAGGACCCTCCATACCAGTAGTGTATGACTATGGAAGCAAGCAATCAACCAGTGCATTTTATGGTCCTTTGTCAAGGAGAGAGTTTGAGGCCGGATTTATCACTTTCAGACCCATAAATACTGAAAGGGCAGCCTCGGCTATCTGCTCTGGGGTCAAGCCAACCGGATGTCATACTGAGCACTACTgtataggaggaggaggacatttCCCTGAAGGTGCCCCACGTCAATGTGGTGACTTCGCTGGCTTTGACTGGGATGGCTATGGAACAAATGCTATGTGGAGTGCCTCAAAGACGATCTCAGAGGCAGCTGTGCTGTTATTCTACCGATGA
- the LOC124475214 gene encoding intelectin-like isoform X1, translating to MNVSELGHKGRDFNKLKTDLCGCEHNRRTVDMKSFNPLLRLVIPLLLTQQVSCAVMSQSESHNKIQPDGELSECPVLRRTDFTHLEKLRNRTHYIARSCKEIKERYAEEEDGLYYLTTTSGTVYQTFCDMTTAGGGWTLVLSVHENNMYGKCTTGDRWSSQQGSNPNLPEGDGNWANSATFGTVEGATSDDFKNPGYYDIAAEDVAVWHVPNRSPLAHWNLASILRYHTERRFLTLYGGNLYELFKRYPVRYNVGSCSDRGPSIPVVYDYGSKQSTREFYGPTSRAGFEAGFITFRAINTEKAASAICSGVKPTGCQTEHYCIGRGGHFPQSAPLQCGDFAYFDSDGYGTNLGGSASKEITEAAVLLFYR from the coding sequence ATGAATGTGAGTGAACTCGGACATAAGGGGAGAGATTTCAACAAGCTGAAAACAGACTTGTGTGGCTGCGAACACAACAGACGCACTGTAGATATGAAGAGCTTCAACCCTCTCCTGCGGCTGGTCATTCCTCTGCTGCTGACCCAGCAGGTGTCCTGTGCTGTGATGTCCCAGTCCGAATCACACAACAAAATACAACCGGACGGCGAACTCTCAGAGTGTCCAGTCCTGAGAAGGACAGACTTTACTCATTTGGAGAAGTTGAGAAACAGAACCCACTACATTGCCAGAAGCTGTAAGGAGATCAAGGAGAGATatgcagaggaagaggatggcCTGTACTACCTGACCACCACCAGTGGGACCGTGTACCAAACCTTCTGTGACATGACCACCGCGGGAGGAGGCTGGACGCTGGTGTTGAGCGTGCACGAGAACAACATGTATGGAAAGTGCACAACAGGCGACCGGTGGTCCAGCCAACAGGGCAGTAACCCCAACCTGCCAGAGGGGGATGGAAACTGGGCCAACAGCGCCACCTTCGGGACAGTAGAGGGAGCCACCTCTGATGACTTTAAGAACCCTGGTTATTACGACATAGCGGCTGAAGATGTGGCAGTGTGGCACGTCCCCAACAGGTCACCTCTGGCCCACTGGAACCTGGCCTCCATCCTGCGCTACCACACAGAGAGACGCTTCCTCACCTTGTATGGGGGGAACCTGTATGAGCTCTTTAAGCGCTACCCTGTACGGTACAACGTTGGGTCATGCAGTGACAGAGGACCCTCCATACCAGTAGTGTACGACTACGGAAGCAAGCAATCGACCAGAGAATTTTATGGTCCTACGTCAAGGGCCGGCTTTGAGGCCGGATTTATCACTTTCAGAGCCATAAATACTGAAAAGGCAGCCTCGGCTATCTGCTCTGGGGTCAAGCCAACCGGATGTCAAACTGAGCACTACTGtataggaagaggaggacatttCCCTCAAAGTGCCCCACTTCAGTGTGGTGACTTTGCTTACTTTGACTCGGATGGCTATGGAACAAATTTGGGCGGTAGTGCCTCAAAGGAGATCACAGAGGCAGCTGTGCTGTTATTCTACAGATGA